A window of the Syntrophothermus lipocalidus DSM 12680 genome harbors these coding sequences:
- the mutL gene encoding DNA mismatch repair endonuclease MutL, translating to MRIHVLPDSLVNLIAAGEVIERPASVVKELVENAVDASATRIEISVKGGGIDEIVVRDNGHGMEQEELALAFTRHATSKIASKPDLYNIRTLGFRGEALPSIAAVAKVEVLTASREGEGSRISIAGGQVVDVSPWPCPVGTQVKVSDLFFNTPARRKFLKSKVTEANHVYETVTRLALSRPEISFSLAHEKRQVFKTPGNNRLEDTVAAVLGIDYLEKMVKVEKLEGDIGLWGLVSRPDFTRSNRRDQILIVNQRVVRSPLLFRALDEAYRGLLLGKEFPAAVLFIQVPPNAVDVNVHPQKAEVKFADEKGIFDLVRQAVRLALTRHDLPRGESCFGSGLSESKVAELGSRYAALSTNLVQMEHLLPPTDESDVFSFADKTQVLPSGYTVLGQWLRTYVIVSAGEELWLVDQHAAHERVLYDRMRKDQTPENTQPLVIPVSLSLPASKMEVLENNLETLRGYGFNLDVLGYNSVVIRSVPSSVSGREAEALDRVLEVLVEGRTEDGSLGEKVWTALACKGAIKAGTCLAPEEMSRLLTDWLSCDDYHHCPHGRPTFTVLTVKEVEKKLKRV from the coding sequence ATGCGAATTCACGTGTTGCCAGACAGCTTGGTGAACCTGATCGCGGCCGGAGAAGTGATTGAAAGGCCAGCATCTGTAGTTAAAGAGCTGGTGGAAAACGCTGTCGATGCCAGTGCTACCAGGATCGAAATCAGTGTCAAAGGCGGCGGCATAGACGAGATCGTGGTTCGTGATAACGGGCATGGCATGGAACAGGAAGAGTTGGCCTTGGCTTTTACCCGGCATGCCACGAGCAAGATTGCTAGCAAGCCGGACCTGTACAACATAAGAACCCTCGGGTTTCGCGGCGAAGCGCTCCCCAGCATAGCGGCGGTTGCCAAAGTGGAGGTATTGACGGCTAGCCGGGAAGGGGAAGGGAGCAGGATTAGTATAGCCGGGGGGCAAGTGGTGGACGTGAGTCCTTGGCCTTGCCCCGTGGGAACCCAGGTTAAGGTGTCGGACCTTTTCTTTAACACTCCGGCCCGCAGGAAGTTTCTGAAGTCGAAGGTAACTGAAGCCAACCACGTTTACGAAACGGTAACCAGACTCGCGTTATCTCGCCCAGAGATAAGTTTCAGTCTAGCCCATGAAAAACGGCAGGTGTTCAAAACCCCGGGCAATAATAGGTTGGAAGACACGGTAGCCGCGGTTTTGGGAATCGACTATCTGGAAAAGATGGTTAAAGTAGAGAAATTGGAGGGAGATATCGGGCTATGGGGACTCGTCTCGCGTCCCGACTTTACCCGGAGTAACAGGCGAGATCAAATTCTTATCGTCAATCAGCGGGTGGTGCGCAGCCCCCTCTTGTTCAGGGCTTTGGACGAAGCATACCGAGGTTTGCTGTTAGGGAAGGAGTTCCCGGCCGCTGTTTTGTTCATACAAGTTCCTCCAAATGCCGTAGATGTCAACGTCCACCCTCAGAAAGCCGAGGTCAAGTTCGCAGATGAGAAAGGGATTTTTGACCTGGTAAGGCAGGCAGTACGCCTCGCCTTGACACGTCACGATTTGCCGCGGGGTGAGTCGTGTTTTGGGTCAGGCCTGTCCGAATCTAAGGTGGCAGAACTGGGCAGCAGGTACGCCGCTCTAAGTACTAACCTTGTTCAGATGGAGCATCTTCTTCCCCCGACGGATGAGAGTGACGTTTTTAGTTTTGCGGACAAGACGCAGGTACTGCCAAGCGGTTACACTGTTTTAGGGCAGTGGCTGCGCACTTATGTTATCGTTTCGGCGGGCGAGGAATTGTGGCTGGTAGACCAGCATGCAGCTCACGAGCGGGTGCTGTACGATAGGATGAGAAAAGACCAAACCCCGGAAAATACCCAACCGTTGGTGATCCCCGTCAGTCTCAGTTTGCCAGCCTCTAAGATGGAGGTTTTGGAAAACAACCTGGAAACGCTTCGGGGATACGGTTTCAACCTCGATGTTTTGGGTTACAACAGTGTTGTCATCAGGTCAGTGCCCTCGTCGGTTTCGGGGCGGGAGGCAGAAGCGTTGGACAGGGTACTGGAGGTGTTGGTTGAAGGGCGAACCGAGGACGGGTCACTGGGGGAGAAGGTTTGGACCGCCCTGGCTTGTAAAGGGGCTATAAAGGCCGGGACGTGTCTGGCACCTGAAGAGATGAGTCGATTGCTCACGGACTGGCTGTCATGCGACGATTATCACCATTGCCCTCATGGTCGTCCGACTTTTACGGTTCTGACTGTGAAAGAAGTGGAAAAAAAGCTTAAACGGGTGTAA
- a CDS encoding class I SAM-dependent methyltransferase → MKEKIVVTLTQSEAFSEGLDEFLAATGWEYIPRGRRGLDKLRKETGALWVVVWSSEGPVLYGPQGRLFFHPSMAKNRISQHRKGLTVDVMERVVGVRANDKFLDCTLGLGADAIVASYIAGEQGQVVGLESSRVLAFIVSFGMRYYRTDMVWLQNAIRRVRVINADHLEFLRRQPSQSYDIVYFDPMFRVPVSQSQPLSPLRLFADHRPLSGEVLNEALRVARRRVVMKERRDSAEFARLGIEQVVGGESSRVAYGIIEKGGKV, encoded by the coding sequence TTGAAAGAAAAGATAGTGGTAACCTTGACCCAGTCGGAGGCTTTTAGCGAGGGGCTAGACGAGTTCCTGGCGGCGACGGGCTGGGAGTACATTCCTCGGGGACGCAGGGGTCTAGACAAATTAAGAAAAGAGACCGGGGCTTTATGGGTGGTGGTGTGGAGCTCAGAAGGACCGGTATTATATGGGCCCCAAGGGCGCCTGTTCTTCCACCCCAGCATGGCTAAGAACAGGATTTCTCAGCATCGCAAGGGTCTCACCGTGGATGTAATGGAGCGAGTAGTCGGGGTGAGAGCGAATGACAAATTCCTGGATTGTACTTTGGGCTTGGGGGCAGACGCGATTGTCGCGTCTTATATAGCTGGTGAACAAGGGCAGGTCGTTGGATTGGAAAGCTCCAGGGTTCTGGCTTTTATTGTCAGTTTCGGCATGAGGTATTACCGGACGGATATGGTGTGGCTGCAGAATGCGATAAGGCGGGTCAGGGTGATTAACGCAGATCACCTGGAATTCCTCCGGCGCCAGCCCAGCCAAAGTTATGACATCGTGTATTTCGACCCCATGTTCAGGGTTCCAGTGAGTCAAAGCCAGCCGCTTTCACCGTTACGGTTATTTGCCGATCACCGCCCGCTTTCGGGTGAGGTATTGAACGAAGCGCTACGGGTAGCCAGGCGCCGAGTGGTGATGAAGGAGAGAAGGGACAGCGCGGAGTTTGCCCGCCTGGGGATAGAGCAAGTGGTGGGAGGGGAGTCGAGCCGAGTGGCCTATGGCATAATAGAAAAAGGAGGAAAAGTATGA
- the miaA gene encoding tRNA (adenosine(37)-N6)-dimethylallyltransferase MiaA, translated as MKLAAIVGPTAVGKSETAVKVAERLGGEILSCDSMQVYRGMDIGTAKASTEQRTRVAHHMIDIVDPDTPYTVADYQRAAKKVIQDLNNRGKLPILVGGTGLYYQAVVDDYEFSPLLADPDIRQQLEKEADESLERLYNELESVDPASTRIIKPNDRKRIIRALEVYRLTGRPFSQFQTRNQGLYQLAVVGLCAARTELYRRIEARVDAMIESGFVEEVKTLYAKGYDLPLNSMQALGYKQILQYLKGGMSLEQAVAEIKKETRRYAKRQLTWFRKDKRIFWLDITEYKEAEGLVRKICEYIGRTLAIAVE; from the coding sequence ATGAAACTGGCAGCCATCGTTGGCCCTACGGCCGTGGGCAAGAGCGAGACTGCGGTGAAAGTAGCAGAAAGACTCGGAGGCGAGATATTGTCCTGTGATTCCATGCAGGTTTACCGGGGTATGGACATAGGTACTGCCAAGGCCTCGACTGAGCAGAGGACTCGGGTTGCTCATCACATGATCGATATAGTGGATCCTGACACACCTTATACTGTGGCCGACTACCAGCGTGCAGCCAAGAAGGTAATCCAGGACCTTAACAACCGCGGGAAACTTCCTATTCTCGTTGGGGGGACGGGGCTGTATTACCAGGCGGTAGTCGATGACTACGAATTCTCTCCTTTGTTGGCGGATCCGGATATCCGGCAGCAGCTAGAGAAGGAAGCTGACGAAAGTCTGGAAAGGCTTTATAATGAGCTGGAGAGTGTTGACCCAGCGTCGACCCGTATTATCAAACCAAACGACAGGAAAAGAATCATCAGGGCATTAGAGGTATACCGGTTGACCGGCAGGCCCTTTTCCCAATTTCAAACCCGAAACCAGGGGCTTTATCAGCTGGCGGTAGTTGGGCTTTGTGCTGCTAGGACCGAACTTTACCGGCGCATCGAAGCTCGGGTCGATGCCATGATCGAGTCGGGATTTGTAGAAGAAGTTAAGACGCTGTATGCCAAAGGATACGATTTGCCACTCAATTCTATGCAGGCTTTGGGATACAAACAGATACTACAATACCTTAAAGGAGGCATGAGTTTGGAGCAGGCGGTGGCTGAAATTAAGAAAGAGACTAGACGTTATGCCAAACGGCAGTTAACTTGGTTTCGTAAAGACAAACGAATATTTTGGTTAGATATTACAGAGTATAAGGAAGCAGAAGGATTAGTTCGAAAAATTTGTGAATATATTGGCAGGACTCTGGCCATCGCTGTAGAATAG
- the hfq gene encoding RNA chaperone Hfq — protein MSRNQLNLQDAFLNQLRKERIPVTMYLVNGFQIKGTVKGFDNFTVIIELEGRQQMVYKHAISTIAPVRQISILSSDVNKSDDE, from the coding sequence ATGAGCAGAAACCAATTGAATCTACAGGATGCGTTTCTCAACCAGCTGAGGAAGGAGAGAATCCCGGTAACCATGTACTTGGTGAACGGGTTTCAGATAAAAGGAACGGTTAAAGGATTCGACAACTTTACGGTGATTATCGAACTCGAAGGAAGGCAACAGATGGTTTACAAGCACGCGATATCCACTATAGCACCGGTCAGGCAGATAAGTATTCTCAGTTCGGATGTGAATAAGAGCGACGATGAATAA
- a CDS encoding AAA family ATPase, whose translation MEISLRFAQDEKISGARSDQFQVFLPSLSVACRRALAELDSMVGLEEVKKLVRELIVFTVIQKKRLEQNLKAQPMAMHMVMKGNPGTGKTTVARILGKIYRELGTLAKGHLVEVERADLVGEYIGHTAQKTREQIKRAQGGILFIDEAYTLAQGGSRDFGRESIATLVKAMEDHRDELVVILAGYRDEMEFFLKANPGLYSRFPIQVEFPDYSSEELFEIALNMFAERDYLVSSRARWKLKHLLSQFHSSGRVVSGNARFVRNLVEKSIRWQALRLAARPVVSRQELMMVESEDLPDMV comes from the coding sequence GTGGAAATATCTCTGAGGTTTGCTCAGGACGAAAAAATCAGCGGGGCTCGCTCGGACCAGTTTCAAGTGTTCTTGCCGTCCTTATCTGTAGCTTGCCGCAGGGCTCTGGCAGAACTAGATAGTATGGTGGGGTTGGAAGAAGTCAAGAAACTGGTGCGGGAACTGATAGTGTTCACTGTGATTCAAAAGAAACGGTTAGAACAGAATTTAAAGGCGCAACCTATGGCTATGCATATGGTAATGAAAGGGAACCCCGGCACTGGCAAGACAACTGTGGCGAGGATTTTGGGAAAAATATACCGGGAACTGGGAACCCTGGCGAAAGGGCATCTGGTAGAGGTTGAGCGGGCTGATTTGGTGGGCGAATACATCGGACATACTGCTCAGAAAACCAGGGAGCAGATTAAAAGAGCGCAAGGAGGTATATTATTTATAGATGAGGCCTATACCTTGGCCCAAGGAGGTTCTAGGGATTTTGGCCGGGAGAGCATCGCTACCCTGGTCAAGGCAATGGAAGACCACCGGGACGAATTGGTGGTTATATTAGCGGGCTACCGGGATGAAATGGAGTTCTTTCTAAAGGCAAACCCAGGACTTTATTCTCGTTTTCCCATACAGGTGGAGTTCCCAGATTACAGTTCTGAAGAACTGTTCGAGATAGCTTTAAATATGTTTGCAGAGCGGGATTACCTCGTTTCTAGCCGGGCGCGATGGAAGCTGAAACATCTTTTAAGCCAGTTTCATTCGAGCGGAAGGGTTGTCAGCGGGAATGCCCGGTTTGTGCGCAATTTGGTAGAAAAGTCGATTAGATGGCAAGCTCTACGCTTGGCGGCCAGGCCGGTTGTCAGCAGGCAGGAACTGATGATGGTGGAAAGCGAAGATTTGCCTGACATGGTTTGA
- a CDS encoding aminotransferase class I/II-fold pyridoxal phosphate-dependent enzyme: MRDGKHELVIEAEKKVREVFDRIEETAFVNQARVLEAFQRARVREHHFHSSTGYGYNDTGREVLESIYAAVFGGEGALVRSQIISGTHALSLCLFALLRPGDELVSACGRPYDTLVRVIGAKGQTRFSLVERGINYREVALTPEGKIDVEALGKALTSKTRVVLIQRSRGYSWRPALSTEDIRRTVRAVKDVAPHAVCLVDNCYGEFTDPLEPSHVGADLTVGSLIKNPGGGLAPGGGYVVGREELIEQVAAQLTAPGLGKEVGPSMWDKRLVYQGLFIAPHVVGEALKGAVLAAYIMEALGYEVSPRWDEPRGDIVQAIKLDSPEKVRAFCQAVQASSPVDSDVRLEYSVMPAYEDEIVMAAGTFVQGSSIELSCDGPRRSPFVAYLQGGLTYQHVRYALLRIMSVM, encoded by the coding sequence ATGAGAGATGGTAAGCATGAACTGGTAATAGAGGCCGAGAAGAAAGTCAGGGAGGTCTTTGATAGGATAGAGGAAACCGCATTTGTTAACCAAGCTCGGGTACTGGAAGCTTTCCAGAGGGCGAGGGTGAGGGAACATCATTTTCATTCTTCTACAGGTTACGGTTACAACGATACGGGACGAGAAGTTCTCGAAAGCATATATGCCGCGGTTTTCGGAGGGGAAGGAGCCTTGGTTCGGTCTCAGATAATCTCTGGAACCCACGCCTTATCCCTGTGTCTCTTTGCTCTTCTTAGGCCGGGGGACGAATTGGTTTCGGCTTGTGGCAGGCCATACGATACCCTGGTTAGAGTTATCGGGGCGAAAGGGCAGACTCGTTTCAGCCTCGTCGAAAGAGGTATAAACTATCGTGAAGTTGCTCTTACCCCTGAAGGAAAGATTGATGTAGAGGCGCTGGGCAAGGCGTTGACCTCTAAGACCAGGGTGGTACTTATTCAACGGTCCCGTGGTTACAGCTGGCGCCCGGCCCTGAGCACCGAGGACATCCGGCGGACGGTTCGAGCGGTGAAAGACGTTGCCCCTCATGCCGTGTGTCTGGTGGACAACTGTTACGGTGAGTTTACCGACCCCTTGGAACCGTCGCACGTTGGAGCGGATCTCACTGTCGGGTCCCTCATAAAAAACCCGGGAGGAGGGTTGGCTCCTGGCGGAGGATACGTAGTAGGGAGAGAAGAGTTGATAGAGCAGGTGGCAGCGCAGCTTACGGCTCCAGGGTTAGGAAAGGAAGTGGGCCCCAGCATGTGGGACAAGCGTCTGGTTTATCAAGGTTTGTTTATAGCCCCGCACGTGGTGGGTGAAGCCTTAAAAGGGGCGGTTTTAGCGGCGTACATAATGGAGGCACTTGGATACGAGGTTTCGCCCCGTTGGGACGAGCCTCGGGGCGACATTGTCCAGGCCATTAAGCTGGATTCACCTGAAAAGGTCAGGGCGTTCTGCCAGGCTGTGCAGGCTAGTTCCCCGGTGGACAGCGATGTAAGGCTGGAGTACAGTGTTATGCCGGCATATGAAGACGAGATTGTAATGGCAGCCGGGACGTTTGTACAGGGTTCGTCTATAGAGCTATCATGCGATGGCCCACGCCGGTCTCCTTTCGTAGCTTATTTGCAAGGGGGTCTGACCTACCAGCACGTGCGGTATGCTCTTTTGCGTATTATGTCTGTTATGTGA
- a CDS encoding DUF456 domain-containing protein, with product MNVVVLIIAILLMLIGLAGTFLPVLPGIPVVFLAIAGYGWYEGFKVVTPKFLAIMAGLTVLSILVDYLAGLLGAKFFGSSPAGIWGAFVGGILGLVLGGPVGLVLGPWIGAFVGEYVKLRDVNKAWRVGVGTVVGIFTGVAAKVVIGLVMIIWFLIVVF from the coding sequence GTGAATGTAGTGGTATTGATAATCGCTATTCTGCTTATGTTAATCGGGTTGGCAGGCACGTTCTTGCCGGTTTTGCCGGGAATACCGGTCGTATTTCTCGCCATTGCCGGTTACGGGTGGTACGAGGGCTTTAAGGTGGTTACGCCAAAATTCTTGGCGATAATGGCGGGGCTGACTGTTCTCAGTATTCTGGTCGATTATCTTGCAGGATTGCTGGGAGCCAAGTTTTTTGGATCGAGCCCGGCCGGTATCTGGGGTGCTTTTGTTGGCGGGATATTAGGGCTGGTGTTGGGCGGACCGGTAGGATTAGTCTTAGGGCCGTGGATTGGAGCCTTCGTCGGGGAATATGTGAAATTGCGGGATGTCAACAAGGCCTGGCGGGTAGGCGTAGGTACTGTTGTCGGTATCTTCACCGGGGTAGCAGCCAAGGTAGTGATAGGGTTAGTGATGATAATATGGTTTCTTATTGTCGTTTTTTAA
- the glnA gene encoding type I glutamate--ammonia ligase: MRLVTKDDVIRLAEENNVGFIRLQFTDIMGVPKNVSITREQLGKALDGELMFDGSSIEGFARIEESDMYLKPDPNTFMIFPWTLGEEMSIGRLICDVYNPDNTPFVGCPRYALKRALNRAAEHGFSMNVGPEAEFFLFLKDEEGKPTLKTHDRAGYFDLAPVDLGENARREMVLTLQKMGFEVEASHHEVAPGQHEIDFKYDEALNTADKIVTFRSVVRIIAQKHGLHATFMPKPIYGIAGSGMHLHISLFKEGQNAFYNPNTPDQLSQTALHFIAGILHHAKALTAITNPTVNSYKRLVPGYEAPVYIAWSYRNRSPLVRIPARRGIGTRMELRNPDPSCNPYLALAVILRAGLDGIEKRMDPPETVNQNIYEMDLEAREKAGIESLPGTLREALIELSNDEVIQDALGPHIFSRFMYAKRVEWEDYRGRVHEWEIEEYLAKF, translated from the coding sequence GTGAGATTAGTGACAAAAGATGATGTGATACGACTGGCTGAAGAGAATAACGTTGGGTTTATCCGCCTGCAGTTTACCGACATAATGGGCGTTCCTAAGAACGTTTCCATAACCCGGGAGCAGTTGGGAAAAGCTTTGGACGGAGAACTGATGTTCGACGGGTCATCTATCGAAGGCTTTGCCCGGATTGAGGAATCGGATATGTATCTCAAGCCTGATCCCAATACGTTTATGATATTCCCTTGGACTTTAGGGGAGGAGATGTCAATCGGGCGTCTTATATGCGATGTTTACAACCCAGACAATACCCCGTTTGTTGGCTGCCCCCGGTACGCACTCAAGCGCGCTTTAAACAGAGCTGCGGAGCACGGTTTTTCTATGAATGTCGGTCCAGAAGCGGAGTTCTTTTTGTTTCTAAAAGACGAGGAAGGAAAGCCTACCTTGAAGACGCATGACCGGGCCGGATATTTTGACCTGGCACCTGTAGACCTGGGGGAGAATGCCCGCCGCGAGATGGTGCTGACTTTGCAGAAAATGGGATTCGAAGTTGAAGCCTCTCATCACGAGGTTGCCCCTGGCCAGCACGAAATAGATTTCAAGTATGACGAAGCTTTAAATACTGCGGATAAAATTGTAACGTTCCGTTCGGTAGTGAGAATAATAGCCCAGAAACACGGGTTGCATGCGACCTTTATGCCTAAACCGATATACGGTATTGCCGGTTCAGGAATGCACCTACACATTTCGCTTTTCAAAGAGGGACAAAACGCGTTTTATAATCCGAATACCCCGGACCAGTTGAGCCAAACCGCTCTTCATTTTATAGCGGGCATTCTCCACCACGCTAAGGCTTTGACTGCCATAACGAACCCTACGGTCAACTCATACAAGCGCTTGGTACCTGGGTACGAGGCGCCGGTTTATATCGCCTGGTCCTACCGCAACCGGAGCCCGCTGGTCAGGATCCCGGCTCGCCGGGGAATAGGGACCAGGATGGAACTACGTAACCCGGATCCTTCCTGTAATCCTTACTTGGCTTTGGCTGTTATTCTTCGGGCCGGGTTGGATGGGATCGAAAAACGGATGGACCCACCGGAAACGGTGAACCAGAATATCTACGAAATGGACCTGGAGGCTCGGGAAAAAGCAGGAATTGAAAGCTTGCCGGGTACTTTGAGAGAAGCCTTAATAGAACTGAGCAACGACGAGGTAATCCAGGATGCTCTGGGGCCTCACATCTTCAGCCGGTTCATGTACGCGAAGCGTGTGGAATGGGAAGATTACCGGGGTCGCGTGCACGAATGGGAGATAGAGGAGTATCTTGCAAAGTTCTAA
- the lexA gene encoding transcriptional repressor LexA translates to MDRTDVTTDLNEREQTILSFIKEEVRRKGYPPSVREIGKAVGLKSSSTVHAYLCQLEEKGYLRKDPAKPRAIEVLDSGSALSDPQIVEVPIVGKVAAGTPILAAQNLDGSLPLPLDLLGSGEHFLLTVQGDSMVEAGILEGDILIVKSQPRAENGEIVVAMIEDEATVKRFFKRDGYIELRPENSHMQPIIVTGQVEVIGKVIGLIRKF, encoded by the coding sequence ATGGACAGAACCGACGTTACGACCGATCTCAACGAACGGGAGCAAACGATACTCAGTTTTATAAAAGAAGAAGTACGCCGCAAAGGCTACCCTCCCTCGGTACGAGAGATTGGCAAGGCAGTAGGATTGAAGTCCAGCTCTACGGTCCACGCCTATCTCTGCCAATTGGAGGAAAAAGGCTATTTAAGGAAAGACCCAGCAAAACCACGAGCTATCGAGGTACTTGACTCGGGCTCTGCCCTCTCTGACCCGCAGATAGTGGAAGTGCCGATAGTAGGTAAGGTTGCTGCCGGTACGCCCATTCTGGCTGCCCAAAATCTGGACGGATCTCTGCCCTTGCCCTTAGATCTTCTTGGATCGGGGGAGCATTTTCTTCTCACAGTTCAAGGCGACAGTATGGTAGAAGCTGGGATTCTGGAAGGGGATATTTTGATTGTGAAGTCCCAACCCCGGGCAGAAAACGGGGAAATCGTCGTGGCTATGATTGAGGATGAAGCAACGGTCAAACGTTTTTTCAAACGAGACGGGTACATCGAGTTACGCCCCGAGAACAGCCACATGCAACCTATTATCGTAACTGGTCAAGTCGAAGTCATAGGAAAAGTCATTGGCCTAATCAGGAAATTCTAA
- a CDS encoding tRNA 2-thiocytidine biosynthesis TtcA family protein: MNWLSMARLERELFHKVKRANLKYQMIGNGDRVALGLSGGKDSLALLHALIQLRRYTPLQFDIIAITVDLGFGSDHSGLEQHCRELNVPLIVEPTNIGRIVFEERKENSPCSLCSNLRKGALHRVALAENCNKVALAHHLDDAVVTFFMSMAYEGQARCFKPSSFLDRTGLTLVRPLVYVPENLIIRLCKKLNLPVESNPCPAAGQTKRALIQKWLAVLDNHHPQAKLHFLTAIEKLYWQ, from the coding sequence TTGAACTGGCTATCTATGGCACGTCTAGAAAGAGAATTATTCCACAAGGTTAAACGTGCGAATTTAAAGTATCAGATGATTGGTAACGGAGACCGCGTAGCCCTGGGTTTATCTGGAGGCAAAGACAGTCTCGCGCTCCTCCATGCCCTGATACAACTCCGGCGTTACACTCCCCTTCAATTTGACATCATTGCCATCACCGTTGACCTGGGGTTTGGTTCGGACCACAGTGGGCTGGAACAACACTGCCGTGAACTAAATGTACCTTTAATCGTGGAACCGACTAACATAGGCAGAATAGTGTTTGAAGAACGTAAAGAAAATAGCCCCTGTTCCCTGTGTTCAAACCTTCGCAAGGGCGCGCTGCACCGCGTAGCCTTGGCCGAAAACTGTAACAAGGTTGCCTTAGCCCACCATTTGGACGATGCTGTAGTAACCTTCTTTATGTCTATGGCTTATGAAGGACAGGCCCGCTGTTTCAAACCCTCGAGTTTCTTGGATCGCACCGGTCTTACCCTGGTTCGTCCCCTGGTTTATGTACCAGAAAACCTGATAATCAGGCTTTGTAAAAAACTTAACCTGCCGGTTGAGTCCAATCCCTGCCCTGCCGCTGGCCAAACTAAACGAGCTCTCATACAGAAATGGCTAGCGGTGTTAGACAATCATCACCCTCAGGCCAAGCTTCACTTCTTGACAGCCATAGAAAAACTCTACTGGCAATGA
- a CDS encoding (Fe-S)-binding protein, with amino-acid sequence MKFKELPPVKEQIRKCVRCGRCRTVCPVFAEVKNETVAPRGHVFMVQMLRDGVVKPDSKVYEHLSKCLLCETCSTFCPSGIDIHELNAAARSFITENQSNPGKRLVFDTLWTSPKLLRASTAFMWSANVTGLMKLARALHLTKVLPGDLPKAEQILDRVPFRSARDQLHETIPAQGKKKLRVAYFLGCATNLLHPEVALATVKVLTQSGCEVVIPRDLKCCGLPHIANGKLGTARSLLLHNFELLSRAKVDYIVTDCASCSSALSDKNVRFVLGQEEIDANLALTAGKVVDLTAFLVNVLDIGPGNLVKRSEHRLTYHDPCHLAKAQNIRKEPRELLRLVPGVELVEMAEPDRCCGGSGTFALTHYDMSMKILDKKMSAIRNTGCDTVATCCPSCSMQLAYGFRRSRVNGKVVHPVELLAQALP; translated from the coding sequence GTGAAATTTAAGGAGCTACCTCCAGTAAAAGAACAAATAAGAAAATGTGTACGTTGCGGCAGGTGCAGGACGGTGTGCCCTGTCTTCGCCGAAGTCAAAAACGAGACCGTGGCTCCTAGAGGTCATGTTTTTATGGTACAGATGTTGAGAGACGGGGTAGTCAAACCGGATTCAAAAGTCTATGAACACCTCAGTAAATGTTTGTTATGCGAAACCTGTTCAACTTTTTGTCCATCTGGCATAGACATACACGAACTCAATGCCGCTGCCAGGTCATTCATCACCGAAAACCAAAGCAATCCCGGTAAAAGACTTGTGTTTGACACGCTGTGGACCAGCCCAAAGCTTCTTCGGGCCTCCACGGCTTTTATGTGGAGTGCAAACGTCACTGGTCTGATGAAGCTGGCCCGAGCCTTGCACCTAACCAAGGTTCTACCCGGCGATCTTCCGAAAGCCGAACAGATACTGGACCGGGTCCCTTTCCGCTCGGCCCGCGACCAGCTGCACGAGACCATACCGGCTCAAGGGAAGAAGAAGCTGAGAGTAGCCTACTTTCTGGGCTGTGCTACCAATCTTTTGCATCCGGAGGTGGCCTTGGCTACGGTAAAAGTCCTCACCCAAAGTGGTTGTGAGGTAGTCATCCCCAGGGACCTCAAATGCTGCGGTCTTCCCCACATAGCCAACGGGAAACTCGGTACTGCCCGTTCCTTGCTTCTTCACAACTTTGAACTCTTGAGCAGAGCTAAAGTCGATTATATAGTCACTGACTGTGCTTCCTGCTCTTCGGCTTTATCCGACAAGAACGTAAGGTTTGTGCTGGGGCAGGAAGAAATCGATGCGAACCTGGCCTTGACTGCGGGTAAGGTAGTAGACCTCACCGCTTTTCTGGTTAACGTTCTCGATATCGGACCCGGCAACCTAGTCAAGCGATCTGAGCACCGTCTCACCTATCATGATCCCTGCCATCTGGCCAAAGCTCAGAATATCAGGAAAGAACCAAGGGAATTACTAAGGCTAGTTCCAGGGGTAGAACTGGTAGAAATGGCTGAACCCGACAGGTGTTGCGGCGGGTCGGGCACTTTTGCTTTGACCCACTACGACATGTCCATGAAGATACTAGATAAGAAAATGTCCGCTATCAGAAACACCGGCTGCGACACAGTAGCCACTTGCTGCCCGAGTTGCTCCATGCAGCTCGCTTACGGGTTCAGGCGAAGCCGGGTTAATGGCAAAGTCGTACATCCGGTCGAGCTCCTGGCCCAGGCTCTGCCTTAA